Genomic DNA from Nonomuraea rubra:
TCCGGCTGCTGACCAGAGGCCTGACGCGCGGCGCCTCGCGATGACTACCCTGACCGCCATGGGAGACAGTGAGGCGACGCTGCGGCTGGACGACGTGACCACGGCACTGGAGACCACGCTCACCGCCCTGAGCGCTTCGGGGAGAACCCCGGAGTACCGCGTGGGCGGCACGAGCGCCGCCCTGCTGCAGGGCGTCGAGCTCCCCGTCGGCGACGTCGACCTCCTGGCGGCCCGGCGCGAGGACGTGCACCTGGTCGCCGCCGCCCTGTCCGCCTTCCCCTGCCTGTACGCGGCCTCCTGGCTCCCCGAGAGCGCGCAGTACTTCGCCAGGTACGACGTGAACGGCGTCCAGGTCGAGATCAGCACCGTCGAGCGGGAGACCGACTCCGACGGGTTGGAGTGCGTCGGCAGCGGCCCGTGGCGGCACTACGTCCTGATCGCGTGCGGCCCGCACCGCGTCCCCGTGGTCCGCCTGGAGCTGCGGCTGGCCACCGAGCTCCTGCGCGACCGCCCCGACCGGTACGAACCCCTCCTCGACCACCTGGCGGCACGTGGCTTCGACGAGGCCCTGCTCGACAGGGCCATGACCGCCAACGGCCTACCGGCGGAGCGCCGCCGCATGGTCGCCGACCGGCTCGCCCAGTCCTTGTGAGGCGGGACGGTAACCCAGCCGGCCACGCGTCGCGACGAGCACCAGGAAGGCCGCCGTGGTGCCCGCGAGCAGGGTGACCTGGCTCGACTGATCAGGGGTGGCGATCGACGGGAACATGTCCGAGTACGCGATCGACATGAAGTTGTTGACGCTGACGTGCAGCAGCATGATCAGTGGCAGGCTCTGCCCGGTCCGGTTGAACACCCAGGTGACGACCACGCTGAAGGTGCAGGTGAAGGCGAGGAACATGCCGACCCGCTCCCAGGTGACGTCCGGCCACCCGCCCCACTCGCTCAGGAACAGCGGCAGGTGCCACACACCCCACAGCGGGCCGAGGACGGCGGTGGCGCCGAGCGGGCCGAGCCTGCGCTGCATGCGGGCCAGCGCGAAGTCGCGCCAGCCGGGCTCCTCGGCCAGCCCGGTGGTGAGCATCTGGATCAGCAGCCCGGGCACGTACGCCACCAGCACGGCGACGGGCGGCATGCGGACGTCCCCCTCGCTCACCGCGACGCCGGTGACGATGATGGCGGCGGGGACGCCGAGGGCGGTCACGACGTACCAGACCCAGCCGACCCGCCACTTGGTCATCCGCCCGATCCACTGGCGGATGACCGCCTTCCCGTCGGTGATCCTGGTCACGACGTAGGCGGCGAAGATGGGGCCGAGGTAGGCGCCGGGGAGGACGCCGAGGAACTGGGTGGTGCCGAGCAGGGCAGGAAAGCCGAAGTCCAGGATTCCGAGGCCGTTGGCCGACAGGATGTACGGTAACCAGGCGACCCAGCTCAGCAGGTTCGCCATGAGGAAGAAGCTGACCAGGGGGCGGCGGCGGATGAATCCCCGCAACCCGGCCTGATCGGGATGGTGCTCGGTGACCGGCCGGCTGTGCGCTGTCATGTGTGGGTTCCTTGGGGGAGCGCTTGTCTGACGGCGACCAGCACATCAGCGCGGGGCCGTCAGTGTCGTTCCCGCCTGCGCCCCAAGGAAGGTACAGCCAGGGGTACCAGCGTCAGAGCTTCACGAGTTTGGCGTACGGTGAGGCGATTCGATAGGTGGCAGCGCCGAAATCGATGAGAACAGCCTCATCCTGATCGACCGCGAGAACCCGCCCGAGGCCGTATTTGTCATGACTCACCCGGTCTCCGGCGGCAAACTGCTCGACAGGCTCGGGAGGTATTTCCGGGGTGTTGAAGGGGCTGCCAGGCGGGCGTCGCCGAGCGGCCGGCGCAGTACGTCTCATTCTGCAAGTATGCGCCCCGGCGGCGAATAAATCGACCCCGATGGGAAATGTGCCGGGATTCCCTCGGCCCGCATCCGGGCGGCCGGGCCGGGCGCGCGGGGTCCCGCACGCGGGGGACGGGCCCGACGGCCGTCCCGTTCCTGCTCGGTGGCGGGCTGGTGGTGGGGCGACTCCGGGCCCGCGCTCAAGCGCGGGCCCGGGATCGTTACGTGCCAGGTCAGGCGGCGACGATGTTCTCCGCCTGCGGGCCCTTCTGGCCCTGAACGACGTCGAAGGACACCTTCTGTCCCTCGGTCAGCTCACGGTAGCCGCCGTTGGCGACGATGTTGGAGTAGTGGGCGAAGACGTCGGCGCCGCCGCCGTCCTGCGCGATGAAGCCGAAGCCCTTTTCCGAGTTGAACCACTTGACGGTGCCGGTGGCCATGTCGATCTCCTTCAGACAGTGCCGGGAAAACTGGAGAATTCACACCTCGTGAATCTCGTGCCGCCGCGATGAGCCCATCCGGAAAAGCCGGAAAACAGAAACGCGCCTGTAGATCCATCTAACAGGCGCGCATAAAGTCTTTATGGGTACCATAACTGCAACGCACATCAGGCTAGCACACTTTCCGGTGAGCCCCGCGCCGGAAAATCCGTGTCGCCGCCATGCCGGCTCACTCCCCCGCCCCCGGAGACCCGGCCGCCGGCGGGAGGGCCGTGGCGATGCAGTCGAGGACGCGCCGGAGCCCGTACCGGAACTGTTCGTCGCGGCTCAGATGCGGCTGGCGCGCCTCCATCACGATCTTGGTGAAGATCGGGTAGCTCCCGCTCTTCACCAGCTGGTCCACGTACGGGCCGCTCCGCGCCATCCACTCCGACTCGCTGAGCCCGCTGCGGCGGATCTCCCTCGCCGAGCCGATCTCCTCGCGGACGGAGCCCTCGACGTAGCTGTTCAGCATGGCGATGAGGCCGAGGTTCTCGTCGATCGGGACGAGGGCGTCGAGCACCCCCATCAGCCGTTCGATCAGGAGCAGCTGGCTGGGGCCGAAACCGGGCAGTGACCGCTGCACGGCGGAGATCCACGGGTGCCTCAGCCACATGGCCCGCAGCCCGCCGGCGTAGCGGGTCAGGTCGGCGCGCCAGTCGCCCGAGGGCATGCCCGTGACGTCGATCTCGCCCATCACCCGGTCGGCCATGAGCTCGACCAGGTCGTCGCGGCTCGGGACGTACCGGTAGAGCGACATCGCGCCCGCGCCGATCTCGGCGGCGATCCGCCGCATGGTGGCGGCCTCCAGCCCTTCGGCGTCGGCGATCCGGATCGCCGTCTCGGTGATCTGCGCGCGGCTGTAGACCGGCTTCGGCCCGCGGGCGGGGCGCTCGGGCCGCATCCAGATGCTCACGTACTCGGCGTCGGTCACCGGTCCACCTCCTTGTTGCGTACATCGTACCCAGTGCCTTAGCGTGGCCGCCATAACCGCGTACGACGTACTCAGTGGAGGGGTCATGCCTGATCCGATCGTGGTCGCCGAAGGGCTGCACAAGTCCTTCGGCGACACCCACGCCCTGCGGGGCCTGGACCTGAACGTCCCGAAAGGGACGGTCTGCGGCGTGCTCGGGCCGAACGGCGCGGGAAAGACGACCGCGGTGCGCATCCTGGCGACCCTCTCCGACCCCGACGCCGGGCACGCCCGCATCGCCGGATACGACGTCGTCCGCGAGGCGGGCGAGGTGCGGAGACGCATCGGGCTCGCCGGCCAGTACGCCGCCGTGGACGAGAAGCTCACAGGCCGCGGCAACCTGCGCCTGTTCGGGCGCCTCTCCCACCTGCCCCGGCGCCAGGCGCACCGGCGGGCCGAGGAACTGCTCGAACGCTTCGGCCTGATGGACGCCGCCGACCGCCGGGTCTCCGGCTACTCCGGCGGCATGCGGCGCCGCCTCGACCTGATCACCAGCCTCATCCTCCGCCCCGACGTGCTCTTCCTGGACGAGCCCACCACCGGCCTGGACCCGCGCAGCCGCGGCGAGATCTGGGCCAACGTCCGCGAGCTGGTGGCGGACGGCACCACGGTGCTGCTCACCACGCAGTACCTGGACGAGGCCGACCACCTGGCCGACGACATCGCCGTCGTCGACCACGGGCGGGTGATCGCCACGGGCACCCCCGACGAGCTGAAGGCCACGATCGGCGACCGCCTCGACGTCGTGCTCGAAGACCCCGAGGCCCTGGGCCGGGCGGCGACCGTGCTGAAGGCCCTGGCCGGGGCCGATCCCACGACGACCGGCGCCGACCGGCTCAGCGTCGCCCTGCCGGGCGGCGGCCTCCGGCTCGCCGGCATCGTGCGCGAGCTCGACCGCGCCGGGGTCGCCGCGGCCGACGTCCGGCTGCGCCGCCCCACCCTCGACGAGGTGTTCCTGCGCCTCACCGACCGCAAGGAGCCCGTACGATGACCGCACTCACGACCCCGCTGAGCCGCCTGCGGTGGACGTTCACCGACGGGCTGACCCTGGTCGGCCGCGAGCTGGGACGCCTGCGGCACGACCCCGGCGAACTCGTCGCGGCGCTGATCTTCCCCGCCGTGATGGTGGTCCTGTTCGGGTACGTCTTCGGCAGCGCGATCCGGGTGCCGGGCGGCGGCGACTACCGCGAGTACCTCATGCCCGGCCTGTTCGCGATGGTGACGTTCTCCGCGTGGCTCGGGGTCATGACCCGGATGGCCACCGACGCCTCCCGGGGCGTGATGGACAGGTTCCGCTCCATGCCGATGGCGCGCCTGGCGGTGCCGTTCGGGCAGACCGGCGCGGACCTGCTGACCGGCCTGCTGATGCTGGCCATCATGGTGGTCACGGGCCTGCTGGTGGGCTGGCAGCCGCACCGCGGCCTGCTTCCGGCGGCCCAGGCGTTCCTGCTGGTGATCGTGCTGCGGTACGCGCTGAGCTGGGTGGGCGTCTACGTGGGCCTGGCGGTGAGGAACGAGCAGGTCGCCGACGCGATGGTGCCGCTGGGCCTGCCGTTCACGATGGTGTCGAACGCGTTCGTCCCGACCGGCGGCATGCCGGCCTGGCTGCGCTTCCTGGCCGACTGGAACCCGGTGAGCGCCCTCACCGCCGCCTCGCGGGAGCTGTTCGGCAACCCGGGCGCCCCGTCCGGAGACGTGGCGTGGCCGCTCGCGCATCCGGTGGCCGCCGTCCTGCTCTGGTCGGCCGCGCTGCTGGCGATCTTCGTCCCGCTGTCGCTCCGCGCCTACATACGCAGAGGACGCTCTTGAACGGCCGCGCGCGCAGACCAGAGCCTTCGTTGGACAGCGCGGCTGTAGCGTCACGTGCAGAGCTGTTCGAGAAAGGACACGTGATGGCTGGACGATCACAGGGTCGTTCTCGGTCCAGGTCTACTACTCGGGCGGCAAGCCGCGAATCCACTGAAAGGTCTCGGCGGCGTGGGGTGAGGCCGCGCAGGGAGAGGCCGACCAGGGCGGGGGTGCGGGCACCCTGGCAGCGCTGCGTGAGCGCCCAGGCGCGGGTCTCGGCGCCGGTGGCTCTGCGCGGCTCGCCCGACTCCACGAAGCGGGCGGCCGCCCGGGCGGCCGACTCGGCGGCGTAGAGGAGGAAGCCGAGCCGGGTGAACGACTCCGAGACGGAGAGGAGCTCGCCCGCCGTGCGCGCGGCCGCGTGCCGGGCGAACAGCGGCGCGAGCACGCCGTCCACGGGCAGCGCGGCCAGCCGGTCCGCGACCAGGTCGGGGCGGCCGAGCCGGACGACGTCGTGGAGCGCGAAGAGCGTGAACATCATGTACGGCGACTCCGCGACCTCCAGTGCCCGCTCGATCGCCCCCTGAACGTCGCCCCGCGCCGCCAGCGTCCAGGCCCCGGCGAGGTCCAGCGGCAGGTCCGTCGGCGGCCCCGTGGACAACGCCAGGCCGGACGCGCGCCCGAGCACGGACTCGGCGGCCCCGGCGTCGCCGCGCAGGGCGTGGGCGTGCGCGATCTCGCCCAGTTCGCCACGAACATCCCCTCGCGAGTGATGATCCCGCCGCTCCTGGACGAGCAGGTCTGGCGGCACCCGCTCATCACCCCGCATGCGGACGAAAGACTCAGAGAGGACATCTGCTTCCTGGCGGGCCAGATCAACCCGATCCTGGACGCTTTGGAGCGGCTCCCGCACACCGGCGTCCACGGCGACGCGAGCCCGCAGAACCTGCTCGTGCCCGCCGACGGCTCGGCGGAGTTCGTCGCCGTGGACTGGAGCTGGAACTCGCCGGGCGCCATCGGGTTCGACCTCGGCCAGCTGCTCGTCGGGCGGGCCCACGACGGCCTGCTGCCGGCGGCGGACCTGCCCGCCGTGCACGAGGCCATCACCGACGGCTACGGCAGCGTGATGAAGCACGACGGGTACGCCGGCGCGCTGGTCCTGCGCAGCCTGTGGACGGCGATCCCCGTCCACAGGCTCACCGGCGAGGCGGACGACGAGCTGCGCGCCTTCTTCGCCAACCGGGTGGCGCTGGCCCGCTACCTGGCCGGGCTCGGGCGATCGCTCGACCTCTGACGCGTCACGGGCTACTTCGGCAGGCCGGCGCGGATGACGAGGGCGTCGTGGTCGGTGTACGTGGTCTGCTCCAGCTCCAGCGCCGGAGCCGTCAGGTTGCCGTAGGCGTGCTGGATGCCGGGCGCCTGGGTGGCGTCCGCGTCGGTCAGCGTCCAGTGGCCCTGCGGGGCGCACGAGGAGCGGCGGTTGACGTCACCGGCGAAGACCGTCGGCCGGCCGCGGGCGGCGAGCACCTGGGCGAGCTCGGCGCACTGGGTCGAGTTGGTGCTGCCGGCGGCCTCGCCGTCGGTGGACAGGTGGCTGGTGCACACGTCCACCCCGCGGGCGGTCGTCACGCAGAGCCAGCGCCGCTGCTCCACACCGCTGAACCTGGAGTACGGCGCGTCCTCTGCGGCGCGGATCGCCTCCTTGGTCAGCACGGCGTTGCCGAACTCGCCCCGTCCGCCCGGCGACTTGCAGGCCAGCGGGGCGCCGTTGTAGACGACCGTGGCGAACCGGTAGTGGTAGCCGGTGCGCTCGGCGATCTCGGCCACGTCGCCGCTGCACGCCTCGTTGAGGGTGACCGCGTTGACGTCGTTGGCCTGGATGCGCTCCACGACCTCGTCGACGATCTTCGGATACTGGGTCCGGGGATAGCAACCGGCGTACCCGCTCAGGCAGACGTTCATGTGGAGCACCGAGTACGGAGGGCGGGCGCCCCGCGACGCCGGGTCGTCGGGCGGCGTCACGGTGGAGGCCAGCGCGATGCCGGGGAACGACAGCAGCCCGGCCGCCATCAGGCCGCCGATCACCAGAGTACGCAGACGTGTCAGGGAAAATCGGATCACGGCGCTCAAGTGTGCTGGTCTGCCATCGAACCGGACAGACCGCGCGAAAAGAGTTCACTCCCTTCTCACGCGGTCGTCACCGGCAACCGTGGGCTACCCGGCCGCCACGCCTCAGCTCAGGGGTAGAGCGTGTAGGTCTTGGTGTTGTTGCACACGATCGTGCTCGGGAGGCAGCGCTTGGCCCTGATCGTGATCCGGTCGAGGTTGGTGCGGGTCGTGGACCACTTGAAGCTCTTGTGGCCCTTGTTCCGGCCGGCCTCCTTGTACTCGCCGTAGATTTCGTCGCCGTTGCTCTTCTTGAAGGAGACCTCGACCACGGTCGTCCAGACGTCGTTCTTGGTGTCCGTCACGCTGCCGCGCGCCTCGCCGTAGCCGTTGGTGCAGAGCTTCAGTACGTAGCTGACGAAGCCGTCCTTGGTGTTCAGCTTGCTCCACTTGTCCTTGCAGCCGGCCGAAGAGACGGCGGCGGTGGCGGTGGAGGCCGTGGCGGTGCCGGCCGGCGCGAGTACGGCGAAGGCCGCAGAGACCCCGACAACAGTGGCGAGCATCTTCGAGGGGGAGAGCTTCCGCATGAAATTCGATCCTTGTCGTCAACCAGAACGTCGCGGGTGCTCCGCCTGTGGCCGGAGCACCCGCGAAGAACGTTAAGGACCGGCGGTATGGCAGTGGTATGTCCGCGCCAAGCCGCTCAGGACGGTACGCACACCTTCTGGAAGGGCTCGCCGGGCAGGTACTGCTCCCACTCCCCGGCGCTGAGCGTACGGCCGGCGCGGGCGCAGGCGGCGGCCACCAGGTCCGCGGGTTCGGCCACGCCCCACACCCGGAAGGTGTCGTCATCGTTCACCGTGGCCAGCACACCGTCGCCGAACTCCACCTGCGAGACCCTGCTACGGCCAGGAAGAGCGGCGCCGACCTGCTCGTGCGTGGCCACGTCCCACAGCCGGACGCTCTTGTCGTCGCTCGCGGTGGCGAGGGTGCCGCCGTCTGCGCTGAAGGCCACCGCGGTGATCACGCCGGAGTGCCCGCCCAGGTCCCGGCCGAGCTGCTTGCGGGAGGCCAGGTCGATCAGCCGCGTTCCCGCGTTGCCGGCCACGGCCAGGGTCCTGACGTCGGGGGAGAAGGCGACGCCCTTCGCCCTGCTGATGGGCGGGCCGGCCTCGACCTGGGTGGACAGCTCCCAAAGCTGGGCGTTCTCCCCGATGTCCACCGCGGTCAGGTATCTGCCGTCGGGGCTGATGACCAGCTGCGCGATGTTCTCGGGGCGGACGATCCGGCCGGTCCGGCGATGGGTGCGCGCGTCGAAGAGCCATATCTCGGGCTTCGCATCGGTCTGCGGGTCCGGTGTGAGGGCGATGGCGAGGATCCGGCCGTCCGGGCTGTAGGCCGCCGGCCCGATGACGTGGCGGGGGGTTCGCACCGAGCTCACCTGGCGCCGGCCGGCGACGTCCCACCAGGTCAGCTCGGACTCCAGGCCGATCGCCAGCGTGCCACCGTCCGGGCTGCCCACCGCGGTGTTGATGGGCCGCCCCGGCCTGATGGTGAGGATCGGCGTTCGCGAGCCGAGGTCCCAGAGCCTGACCTGCCGCGCGTCGGAGGCCAGGAGGCTGCGCCGATCGCCGCTGAACGTCGCCGCACGCGCGGTGGTGCCCGCCGTGGGCAGGGGAGCTCCCAGCTGCCGGTGTGT
This window encodes:
- a CDS encoding CPBP family intramembrane glutamic endopeptidase is translated as MTAHSRPVTEHHPDQAGLRGFIRRRPLVSFFLMANLLSWVAWLPYILSANGLGILDFGFPALLGTTQFLGVLPGAYLGPIFAAYVVTRITDGKAVIRQWIGRMTKWRVGWVWYVVTALGVPAAIIVTGVAVSEGDVRMPPVAVLVAYVPGLLIQMLTTGLAEEPGWRDFALARMQRRLGPLGATAVLGPLWGVWHLPLFLSEWGGWPDVTWERVGMFLAFTCTFSVVVTWVFNRTGQSLPLIMLLHVSVNNFMSIAYSDMFPSIATPDQSSQVTLLAGTTAAFLVLVATRGRLGYRPASQGLGEPVGDHAAALRR
- a CDS encoding cold-shock protein, which encodes MATGTVKWFNSEKGFGFIAQDGGGADVFAHYSNIVANGGYRELTEGQKVSFDVVQGQKGPQAENIVAA
- a CDS encoding TetR/AcrR family transcriptional regulator — protein: MTDAEYVSIWMRPERPARGPKPVYSRAQITETAIRIADAEGLEAATMRRIAAEIGAGAMSLYRYVPSRDDLVELMADRVMGEIDVTGMPSGDWRADLTRYAGGLRAMWLRHPWISAVQRSLPGFGPSQLLLIERLMGVLDALVPIDENLGLIAMLNSYVEGSVREEIGSAREIRRSGLSESEWMARSGPYVDQLVKSGSYPIFTKIVMEARQPHLSRDEQFRYGLRRVLDCIATALPPAAGSPGAGE
- a CDS encoding ATP-binding cassette domain-containing protein, which gives rise to MPDPIVVAEGLHKSFGDTHALRGLDLNVPKGTVCGVLGPNGAGKTTAVRILATLSDPDAGHARIAGYDVVREAGEVRRRIGLAGQYAAVDEKLTGRGNLRLFGRLSHLPRRQAHRRAEELLERFGLMDAADRRVSGYSGGMRRRLDLITSLILRPDVLFLDEPTTGLDPRSRGEIWANVRELVADGTTVLLTTQYLDEADHLADDIAVVDHGRVIATGTPDELKATIGDRLDVVLEDPEALGRAATVLKALAGADPTTTGADRLSVALPGGGLRLAGIVRELDRAGVAAADVRLRRPTLDEVFLRLTDRKEPVR
- a CDS encoding ABC transporter permease translates to MTALTTPLSRLRWTFTDGLTLVGRELGRLRHDPGELVAALIFPAVMVVLFGYVFGSAIRVPGGGDYREYLMPGLFAMVTFSAWLGVMTRMATDASRGVMDRFRSMPMARLAVPFGQTGADLLTGLLMLAIMVVTGLLVGWQPHRGLLPAAQAFLLVIVLRYALSWVGVYVGLAVRNEQVADAMVPLGLPFTMVSNAFVPTGGMPAWLRFLADWNPVSALTAASRELFGNPGAPSGDVAWPLAHPVAAVLLWSAALLAIFVPLSLRAYIRRGRS
- a CDS encoding endonuclease/exonuclease/phosphatase family protein encodes the protein MIRFSLTRLRTLVIGGLMAAGLLSFPGIALASTVTPPDDPASRGARPPYSVLHMNVCLSGYAGCYPRTQYPKIVDEVVERIQANDVNAVTLNEACSGDVAEIAERTGYHYRFATVVYNGAPLACKSPGGRGEFGNAVLTKEAIRAAEDAPYSRFSGVEQRRWLCVTTARGVDVCTSHLSTDGEAAGSTNSTQCAELAQVLAARGRPTVFAGDVNRRSSCAPQGHWTLTDADATQAPGIQHAYGNLTAPALELEQTTYTDHDALVIRAGLPK